One uncultured Tolumonas sp. DNA segment encodes these proteins:
- the ilvD gene encoding dihydroxy-acid dehydratase gives MPKLRSATTTQGRNMAGARALWRATGMKDGDFDKPIIAVVNSFTQFVPGHVHLKDLGQLVAREIEAAGGVAKEFNTIAVDDGIAMGHGGMLYSLPSRELIADSVEYMVNAHCADAMVCISNCDKITPGMLMAAMRLNIPVIFVSGGPMEAGKTKLSDKIIKLDLVDAMIMAADPTVSDEDTAAVERSACPTCGSCSGMFTANSMNCLTEALGLSQPGNGSLLATHADREQLFKSAGRRIVELAKRYYEQDDVTALPRSIATRDAFENAIALDIAMGGSTNTVLHLLAIAQEGDVDFTMADIDRMSRRVPQLCKVAPSTQKYHMEDVHRAGGIVAILGELSRAGLLHTDVRNVLGLSLAELIEQYDVALNPSDAVKKFYSAGPAGIPTTVAFSQDCRWPSLDVDRKEGCIRTKENAYSQDGGLAVLAGNLAIDGCIVKTAGVDESILKFEGPAVVFESQDDAVAGILGGKVKAGDVVIVRYEGPKGGPGMQEMLYPTSYLKSMGLGKVCALITDGRFSGGSSGLSIGHVSPEAASGGNIGLINDGDLISIDIPSRTIDIKISDAELATRRAAMEAKGKAAWKPVNRDRFVSVALRAYANLATSADKGAVRDRSKLGE, from the coding sequence ATGCCTAAGTTACGTTCCGCAACGACTACCCAAGGTCGCAACATGGCCGGTGCCCGTGCACTGTGGCGTGCCACCGGTATGAAAGACGGCGATTTCGATAAGCCGATTATTGCGGTAGTCAACTCATTCACCCAGTTCGTGCCAGGCCATGTACATTTGAAAGATCTGGGGCAATTGGTCGCGCGTGAAATCGAAGCGGCAGGCGGTGTGGCCAAAGAGTTCAACACCATTGCGGTGGATGACGGTATTGCCATGGGTCATGGCGGCATGCTCTATTCCCTGCCTTCTCGCGAGTTGATCGCTGACTCGGTGGAATACATGGTCAACGCCCACTGCGCCGATGCAATGGTCTGTATCTCCAACTGCGACAAAATCACCCCAGGCATGCTGATGGCGGCGATGCGCCTGAACATTCCGGTGATTTTCGTTTCTGGCGGCCCGATGGAAGCCGGTAAAACCAAACTGTCAGACAAAATCATCAAGCTAGATCTGGTCGATGCCATGATCATGGCCGCTGACCCAACTGTGAGCGATGAAGATACCGCCGCGGTTGAGCGCAGCGCTTGCCCGACTTGCGGCTCGTGTTCAGGTATGTTTACCGCCAACTCCATGAACTGCCTGACCGAAGCACTGGGTCTGTCACAACCAGGTAACGGTTCGCTGCTGGCCACTCACGCCGATCGTGAACAGCTGTTCAAAAGTGCCGGTCGCCGCATCGTGGAACTGGCCAAACGTTATTATGAACAAGACGATGTGACTGCGCTGCCACGTTCTATCGCGACCCGTGATGCATTTGAAAATGCCATCGCGCTGGATATCGCCATGGGCGGTTCCACCAACACCGTGTTGCACCTGCTGGCGATTGCGCAAGAAGGTGATGTTGATTTCACCATGGCCGACATCGACCGCATGTCACGCCGTGTACCACAGCTGTGTAAAGTGGCACCGTCGACGCAAAAATATCATATGGAAGACGTACACCGTGCCGGTGGCATCGTCGCCATTCTGGGTGAACTGAGCCGCGCTGGTCTGCTGCACACTGACGTGCGTAACGTGCTGGGCCTGTCACTGGCTGAGCTGATTGAACAGTATGACGTGGCACTGAACCCATCTGACGCAGTGAAGAAATTCTACAGCGCGGGCCCCGCCGGTATTCCAACCACCGTGGCATTTAGCCAGGATTGCCGCTGGCCGTCGCTGGATGTGGATCGTAAAGAAGGTTGTATCCGCACCAAAGAAAATGCCTATAGCCAAGATGGTGGTTTAGCCGTGCTGGCCGGTAATCTGGCGATTGACGGCTGTATCGTCAAAACCGCTGGTGTGGACGAATCCATTCTGAAATTCGAAGGCCCCGCCGTGGTGTTCGAAAGCCAGGACGATGCGGTTGCTGGCATTTTAGGTGGCAAAGTAAAAGCGGGTGACGTGGTGATCGTGCGTTACGAAGGCCCGAAAGGTGGCCCGGGTATGCAGGAAATGCTGTATCCAACCTCTTACCTGAAATCGATGGGCTTAGGCAAAGTGTGTGCTTTGATCACCGACGGTCGTTTCTCGGGTGGTTCTTCAGGGCTGTCGATCGGTCACGTTTCACCAGAGGCTGCGTCTGGCGGTAATATCGGTTTGATTAATGATGGCGATCTGATCAGCATCGATATTCCATCACGCACCATCGATATCAAAATCAGCGATGCCGAACTGGCGACCCGTCGTGCCGCGATGGAAGCCAAAGGCAAAGCGGCCTGGAAGCCAGTGAACCGTGACCGCTTCGTCTCTGTTGCACTGCGTGCTTACGCGAATCTGGCGACCAGCGCTGACAAAGGTGCCGTGCGCGATCGCAGCAAACTGGGAGAATAA
- a CDS encoding branched-chain amino acid transaminase, whose translation MSQTTKYIWFNGEMVEWDRAQVHVMTHALHYGSSVFEGIRAYDTPNGTAIFRLKEHIQRLFDSAKIYWMEMPFDKAAIEQACCDIVTKNDMKSAYLRPLAFIGNVGLGVLPKSDKVEVMIGALPWGAYLGDDALANGVDVMVSSWSRLAPNTIPTGAKAGGNYLSSQLIAREARRNGYVEGIALDVNGYISEGSGENLFIIKNGVLYTSPTTSGILPGITRDSIMTLARELGYTIREESLQREALYLADEIFMCGTAAEITPVSSVDRMQIGEGRRGPITEAIQKAFFGLFNGETEDKWGWLTPVSK comes from the coding sequence ATGTCACAGACTACAAAATACATTTGGTTCAATGGCGAAATGGTGGAATGGGATCGCGCTCAGGTGCACGTGATGACGCATGCCCTGCATTATGGTTCTTCTGTATTTGAAGGCATTCGTGCCTATGACACACCGAATGGCACCGCGATTTTCCGTCTGAAAGAGCACATTCAGCGCCTGTTTGATTCCGCCAAAATCTATTGGATGGAAATGCCATTCGACAAAGCCGCTATTGAACAAGCCTGCTGTGACATCGTGACCAAAAACGACATGAAGAGCGCCTACCTGCGCCCACTGGCTTTCATCGGTAACGTGGGTTTGGGTGTGTTGCCAAAAAGCGACAAAGTCGAAGTGATGATCGGCGCACTGCCTTGGGGTGCTTATCTGGGTGACGACGCACTGGCGAACGGTGTCGATGTTATGGTGTCTTCATGGAGCCGTCTTGCACCAAACACCATTCCAACCGGTGCGAAAGCCGGTGGTAACTACCTGTCATCCCAACTGATTGCACGTGAAGCACGTCGTAACGGTTATGTGGAAGGTATCGCGCTGGACGTAAACGGTTATATCTCGGAAGGTTCAGGCGAAAACCTGTTCATCATCAAAAATGGCGTACTGTACACCTCGCCAACAACCTCCGGCATCCTGCCTGGCATCACCCGTGACAGCATCATGACACTGGCGCGTGAACTGGGTTACACCATCCGCGAAGAATCGCTGCAACGTGAAGCGCTGTATCTGGCGGATGAAATCTTCATGTGTGGTACTGCCGCAGAAATCACACCAGTAAGCTCTGTCGATCGTATGCAGATCGGTGAAGGTCGTCGTGGCCCAATCACCGAGGCGATCCAAAAAGCCTTCTTTGGCCTGTTCAATGGCGAGACTGAAGATAAATGGGGCTGGTTGACTCCGGTCAGCAAATAA
- the ilvM gene encoding acetolactate synthase 2 small subunit — MKQHQLNLITGSRPEVLERVLRVVRHRGFALCQLNMETVPDSSSLRIAVTVESERPIQLLQSQLNKLIDVFHVEALDQSEQSALKISA; from the coding sequence ATGAAGCAACATCAGCTGAATTTGATCACCGGTTCCCGCCCTGAAGTGCTGGAGCGTGTGCTGCGCGTGGTGCGTCACCGTGGCTTTGCTCTGTGTCAGTTAAATATGGAAACCGTACCCGATAGCAGTTCCCTGCGTATTGCCGTGACCGTGGAGAGTGAACGCCCGATCCAGCTGTTGCAGAGCCAACTGAACAAACTGATCGATGTGTTTCACGTGGAAGCACTGGATCAATCTGAACAATCTGCCTTAAAGATCAGCGCATAA
- the ilvG gene encoding acetolactate synthase 2 catalytic subunit: MNGAQYLVKALHQQGVTQVFGYPGGAIMPVYDALYDGGIPHLLCRHEQGAAMAAIGYARSTGKVGVCIATSGPGATNLITGLADALLDSVPVVALTGQVASPLIGTDAFQEVDVLGLSLACTKHSFMVQSVDELGQVVADAFRIARSGRPGPVLVDIPKDIQLAKAELDTLIELVAEQYENDEQDAIAAARKLLSEAKKPVLYVGGGVIAADAVAELRDFAAITSMPSVTTLKGIGSLDPNCPQFLGMLGMHGTKAANLVVQEADLLVVAGARFDDRVTGKLAAFAPHAKIIHLDVDAAEVGKLRSAHVGLHGDMRNLLPQLAMAMTMNITSWREHCVAMKHDFPWRYDHPGEHIYAPQLLKQLSEALPENSVVCCDVGQHQMWVAQHMQFNSPRNHISSSGLGTMGFGLPAAVGAKMARPNDEVVLVSGDGSFMMNVQELGTLRRAKLPVKMVLLDNQRLGMVRQWQELFFDARFSETILSDNPDFVRLASAFDIAGETITRKEEVPAAIARMLASEGAYLLHVSISAEENVWPLVPPGAANQDMMESKP, encoded by the coding sequence ATGAACGGGGCCCAGTACTTAGTCAAAGCATTACACCAGCAGGGTGTTACCCAGGTTTTTGGTTATCCGGGTGGCGCGATCATGCCAGTGTACGACGCACTGTACGATGGGGGTATTCCTCACCTGTTATGTCGTCATGAACAAGGCGCGGCGATGGCCGCTATCGGTTACGCACGCTCGACTGGTAAAGTCGGCGTCTGTATCGCCACCTCCGGCCCGGGTGCCACCAACCTGATCACCGGTCTGGCTGATGCGCTGCTCGATTCGGTGCCGGTAGTCGCGCTGACCGGTCAGGTTGCCTCGCCACTGATCGGCACTGATGCGTTTCAGGAAGTAGACGTGCTGGGCCTGTCACTGGCCTGCACCAAACACTCGTTCATGGTGCAATCGGTCGACGAACTGGGCCAAGTCGTCGCCGACGCCTTCCGTATTGCCCGTTCTGGTCGCCCAGGCCCGGTGTTGGTTGATATTCCAAAAGACATTCAGCTGGCAAAAGCCGAACTCGACACGCTGATCGAGCTCGTGGCCGAACAATATGAAAATGACGAACAAGACGCTATCGCGGCTGCTCGTAAGCTGTTGAGCGAAGCGAAAAAACCAGTGCTGTATGTCGGTGGTGGCGTGATAGCGGCTGACGCTGTGGCTGAGCTGCGCGACTTTGCTGCTATCACCAGCATGCCATCAGTGACCACCCTGAAAGGCATTGGCTCACTCGACCCGAACTGTCCGCAATTCTTAGGCATGCTGGGCATGCACGGCACTAAAGCCGCGAACTTAGTGGTGCAGGAAGCCGATTTATTGGTAGTTGCCGGTGCGCGTTTTGATGATCGGGTAACCGGCAAACTGGCGGCCTTTGCCCCACATGCTAAGATCATTCATCTGGATGTCGATGCCGCCGAAGTGGGCAAACTGCGCAGCGCACACGTCGGTCTGCACGGCGACATGCGTAACCTGCTGCCACAACTGGCCATGGCCATGACCATGAATATCACCAGCTGGCGTGAACACTGTGTGGCGATGAAACATGATTTCCCATGGCGTTATGATCACCCAGGTGAACACATTTATGCGCCGCAGCTGCTGAAACAACTGAGCGAAGCCTTACCGGAGAACAGCGTGGTGTGTTGCGACGTCGGCCAGCATCAAATGTGGGTGGCGCAACACATGCAGTTCAATAGCCCGCGCAATCACATCTCCAGCTCTGGTTTAGGCACGATGGGCTTTGGCTTACCCGCCGCTGTTGGTGCTAAAATGGCACGCCCGAACGACGAAGTAGTCTTGGTCAGCGGTGACGGTTCCTTTATGATGAATGTACAGGAACTGGGCACGCTGCGCCGCGCTAAACTGCCGGTCAAAATGGTGTTATTGGATAACCAGCGTCTGGGTATGGTGCGTCAGTGGCAGGAGCTGTTTTTCGACGCCCGTTTCAGTGAAACCATCCTGTCAGACAACCCCGATTTTGTGCGTCTGGCTTCCGCCTTTGATATCGCAGGCGAAACCATCACCCGCAAAGAAGAAGTCCCCGCTGCGATTGCCAGAATGCTGGCCAGCGAAGGCGCTTATCTGCTGCACGTTTCGATCTCAGCAGAAGAAAATGTTTGGCCTCTGGTTCCGCCAGGTGCCGCCAATCAAGATATGATGGAGAGCAAACCATGA
- a CDS encoding RimK/LysX family protein, which yields MVNAAEPVQGSVVSTPPKVFGWVEKALLLPGALPLNVKMDTGALTSSLDARDLERFRKDGRDWVRFVVEVQDDHDQQHSMSYEREVQRDVTLRGAGGTDHRPAVLMQICIGDQVYEEQFTLRDRGDMKYPVLIGRRTIEHLGLIDVKQQYTVEPTCPK from the coding sequence ATGGTTAATGCGGCTGAACCGGTGCAAGGCAGTGTGGTATCAACACCACCTAAAGTATTCGGTTGGGTCGAAAAAGCCTTGTTGCTGCCGGGTGCTTTACCGTTGAATGTTAAAATGGATACCGGTGCTTTAACCTCGTCACTCGATGCCCGCGATCTGGAACGTTTCCGCAAAGATGGCCGTGACTGGGTTCGTTTTGTCGTTGAAGTGCAAGATGACCATGATCAACAGCACAGCATGAGTTATGAGCGTGAAGTTCAGCGGGATGTGACGTTACGTGGTGCCGGTGGCACCGATCATCGTCCGGCTGTGCTGATGCAAATTTGTATCGGCGATCAGGTGTATGAAGAGCAATTCACCCTGCGCGATCGTGGTGATATGAAATACCCGGTCTTGATTGGCCGCCGCACCATTGAACATCTGGGTTTGATTGATGTAAAGCAGCAGTACACGGTAGAGCCAACCTGTCCGAAATAG
- a CDS encoding YifB family Mg chelatase-like AAA ATPase — protein sequence MSLAVVYSRASLGVDAPLVSVEVHLSNGLPAFNIVGLPEASVKESRDRVRSALINGNFEFPAKRITVNLAPADLPKEGGRFDLAIALGILAASEQIPDHLLADYEFLGELALTGAVRSVLGVLPAVLAAGQAERTLVVPKANAAEASLIQQQRAYVCDSLLQVCGWLAGQQALSLAESEEVIADALPLLDLQDVIGQQTGKRALEIAASGQHHLLLLGPPGTGKSMLASRLAGILPEMNDEEAQQTAALHSIGGLNPGKVNWRLRPFRSPHHSASSVALVGGGSKPRPGEISLAHNGILFLDELTQFEKRTLDALREPLETGMITISRAARQMEFPSRFQLIAAMNPSPCGHLDDQQRASPDQVLRYLGKLSGPFLDRFDLTVEIPLLPKGSLSQKAERGESSADIKMRVIATRDRQLARSGKLNAMLTSREIERDCALLTDDAQFLENAIHKLGLSLRAWHKLLKVSRTIADIAGESRIQRQHLAEALGYRAMDRLFQRLKAARF from the coding sequence ATGTCACTTGCTGTGGTCTATAGCCGTGCCAGCCTGGGTGTTGATGCGCCGTTAGTTTCTGTCGAAGTTCATCTGAGTAATGGTTTGCCGGCGTTTAATATTGTTGGCTTGCCAGAGGCTTCAGTGAAAGAGTCGCGTGATCGGGTGCGCAGTGCCTTGATAAACGGCAACTTTGAGTTCCCCGCCAAGCGCATTACTGTCAATTTGGCCCCCGCTGATTTGCCCAAGGAGGGTGGTCGTTTTGACTTGGCCATCGCGCTTGGCATTCTCGCGGCATCAGAGCAAATTCCCGATCATTTACTGGCTGACTATGAGTTCTTAGGCGAATTGGCACTGACCGGTGCAGTGCGCTCCGTATTAGGTGTGTTGCCTGCCGTGTTAGCTGCAGGGCAAGCAGAGCGTACGCTGGTGGTGCCGAAGGCCAATGCAGCCGAAGCCAGTTTGATTCAGCAGCAACGGGCATATGTCTGCGACAGTTTATTGCAAGTGTGCGGCTGGTTGGCAGGGCAACAAGCGTTGTCGCTGGCGGAAAGCGAGGAGGTGATCGCAGATGCATTACCCCTGCTTGATTTACAAGATGTGATTGGGCAGCAGACGGGGAAACGGGCGCTGGAAATTGCCGCCAGCGGGCAACATCACTTGTTACTGCTTGGCCCGCCCGGTACGGGGAAGAGCATGTTAGCCAGCCGGTTAGCGGGCATTTTGCCGGAAATGAACGATGAAGAGGCGCAACAAACGGCGGCACTGCATTCCATCGGCGGGCTAAATCCTGGCAAGGTAAATTGGCGCTTACGGCCTTTTCGCTCGCCACATCATAGTGCCTCTTCGGTGGCGTTGGTGGGTGGCGGCAGTAAACCGCGGCCTGGCGAAATTTCATTAGCGCACAATGGCATTCTATTTTTAGATGAACTGACGCAGTTTGAAAAGCGCACACTGGATGCACTGCGCGAACCATTGGAAACCGGCATGATCACCATATCAAGAGCGGCACGACAGATGGAGTTTCCTTCGCGTTTTCAACTGATTGCTGCCATGAACCCCAGCCCCTGCGGGCATCTCGATGACCAGCAGCGCGCAAGCCCCGATCAGGTATTGCGTTATCTGGGCAAACTCTCTGGCCCGTTCCTCGATCGCTTTGATTTGACGGTAGAAATTCCACTGTTACCCAAAGGGAGTCTAAGCCAAAAAGCGGAACGCGGTGAAAGTAGTGCGGATATTAAAATGCGCGTGATCGCGACCCGTGACCGGCAACTAGCACGTAGCGGAAAGCTGAATGCCATGCTGACCAGTCGGGAAATTGAACGTGATTGCGCGTTATTAACCGACGATGCCCAGTTTCTGGAAAACGCGATCCATAAATTAGGTTTGTCACTACGGGCGTGGCATAAGCTGTTGAAGGTCTCACGTACCATCGCAGATATTGCCGGTGAGAGTCGCATTCAGCGCCAGCATCTGGCGGAAGCTCTCGGCTATCGGGCGATGGATCGGCTGTTTCAGCGCTTGAAAGCAGCGCGGTTCTAG
- a CDS encoding diguanylate cyclase, with amino-acid sequence MRIFAFLSAGMVIATQVHATEVVNLQLRWHHQFQFAGYYAALEKGFYKEEGLDVRIHAGDPAHQPVPEVLAGHAQYAEGNSEVLYQRLLGKPLIALAAIFQHSPSVLLTRRDSGIESVHDLMGKKVMLMNMTEDADFLSMFLSEGVSPSQVQIIPSSYNINDLVSGKVDAFNSYTTNEPYFLKQKNIAYNIVDPSTYRIDFYSDILFTSEAELRNHPKQVAAMRRATLKGWRYAMDHPDEIITLLLNKYHVEKTRAHLEFEAAEMRKLIFPDLIEIGHMNAGRWQHMADTFVKAGLIKPGYQLDGFIYDTSPKHALEWVLPLLNVALILLTIVSAVTYYLQRLNHRLTKTQSILSESEERLRLALGAANQGWFDINVQTGTVSVSPEYAKILGYEPDEFTSNLQVWETGIHPEDRPLVMETYRKCLADGEPIAMEYRRQKKDGEWIWIRSIGKFTAWTPEHQPLRMSGIHTDITAQKVAEFELVRQAHIDYLTGFNNRGHFMQQAELELRRVVRYGGTLSIFMMDVDHFKKINDTYGHKVGDLVLQKLAAVCRDTLRMIDIIGRVGGEEFAILLPETTEQEAIRVAERLRQAIANAKIPLGHGLPLSITVSIGITSLISKDDNIDVLLSFADKALYAAKNAGRNRIFNIQDRIGSLVSQ; translated from the coding sequence TTGCGCATATTTGCATTCCTTTCTGCGGGGATGGTTATCGCTACACAGGTGCATGCCACCGAAGTCGTCAACCTGCAATTGCGCTGGCATCATCAATTCCAATTTGCCGGCTACTATGCCGCGCTGGAGAAAGGGTTTTATAAAGAAGAAGGTCTGGATGTCCGCATCCACGCTGGCGATCCGGCGCATCAACCGGTTCCTGAAGTGTTGGCGGGGCACGCCCAATATGCGGAAGGCAATAGTGAGGTATTGTATCAACGCCTGTTAGGAAAACCGCTTATTGCCCTTGCCGCGATATTTCAACATTCACCTTCTGTATTATTGACACGTCGAGATTCGGGTATCGAGTCTGTGCACGACCTCATGGGCAAAAAAGTCATGCTCATGAATATGACGGAAGATGCCGATTTTCTCAGCATGTTCCTGAGCGAAGGTGTTTCTCCTTCACAAGTACAGATCATACCCAGCAGCTACAATATCAACGATTTGGTGTCGGGAAAGGTCGATGCATTTAACTCCTACACGACCAATGAGCCCTATTTCCTGAAACAAAAGAATATCGCTTACAACATCGTTGACCCATCCACTTATCGCATTGATTTCTATAGCGACATTCTGTTTACTTCCGAAGCGGAATTACGAAATCATCCCAAGCAAGTCGCAGCGATGCGCCGCGCCACACTCAAGGGCTGGCGTTATGCCATGGATCATCCCGACGAAATCATCACGTTGCTGCTCAATAAATACCATGTTGAAAAAACCAGAGCGCATCTGGAGTTTGAAGCAGCCGAAATGCGTAAGCTGATCTTTCCTGACCTAATCGAGATTGGCCACATGAACGCTGGGCGCTGGCAGCACATGGCTGACACTTTCGTCAAAGCCGGGCTGATCAAACCGGGCTACCAACTGGATGGTTTTATCTACGATACAAGCCCGAAACACGCTCTCGAATGGGTTCTTCCCCTCTTAAACGTTGCCTTAATTCTATTAACCATAGTCTCTGCGGTTACCTATTATCTGCAACGCCTGAATCACCGTCTGACAAAAACACAAAGTATTCTCAGTGAAAGTGAAGAGCGCCTGCGCTTAGCACTGGGCGCCGCGAATCAGGGTTGGTTTGACATCAACGTACAGACCGGCACCGTCTCTGTCAGCCCTGAATATGCCAAAATACTGGGTTATGAACCGGATGAATTCACCAGTAACTTACAGGTCTGGGAAACAGGTATTCATCCCGAAGATCGTCCGCTCGTGATGGAAACTTACCGCAAATGCTTGGCCGATGGCGAGCCAATCGCGATGGAATATCGTCGACAAAAAAAGGACGGTGAATGGATCTGGATCCGCTCCATCGGCAAATTTACCGCCTGGACACCAGAGCACCAGCCTCTCAGAATGAGTGGTATTCACACCGACATTACCGCGCAAAAAGTAGCCGAATTTGAACTGGTACGCCAGGCACACATCGACTACCTCACTGGCTTTAATAATCGCGGCCATTTTATGCAGCAAGCGGAACTTGAACTGAGGCGGGTGGTTCGCTACGGCGGCACGTTATCTATCTTCATGATGGATGTGGATCACTTCAAGAAGATCAATGACACCTACGGACACAAAGTTGGCGATCTCGTGCTGCAGAAATTGGCGGCGGTGTGCCGAGATACATTGCGCATGATCGATATCATCGGACGCGTAGGGGGTGAGGAATTTGCCATCCTGTTGCCAGAAACCACGGAGCAAGAGGCTATCCGAGTGGCCGAACGCTTACGCCAAGCGATCGCTAACGCAAAAATTCCCTTAGGCCATGGTTTACCGCTGAGCATCACCGTCTCGATTGGTATCACGTCGCTCATTTCAAAAGACGACAATATTGATGTTTTGCTCAGTTTTGCCGATAAGGCACTGTATGCAGCCAAAAATGCCGGGCGGAATCGGATTTTTAATATTCAAGACCGCATCGGTTCTCTCGTCTCACAATAA
- a CDS encoding DMT family protein produces the protein MNPILTSMLLLMCSNVFMTFAWYGHLKDMSSKPWIIAAMVSWGIALFEYLLQVPANRIGHSALSVGQLKIMQEVIALAVFVPFSVFYLKEAVKLDYLWAAFCMLGAVFFIFREKIMSMI, from the coding sequence GTGAATCCCATTTTAACCAGTATGCTGTTACTGATGTGCAGCAACGTATTTATGACCTTCGCCTGGTATGGTCATCTGAAAGATATGAGCAGCAAGCCATGGATCATCGCGGCGATGGTGAGTTGGGGCATTGCGCTGTTTGAATATCTGCTGCAAGTGCCGGCCAACCGGATTGGTCACTCCGCACTGAGTGTGGGGCAGTTAAAAATTATGCAGGAAGTGATCGCGCTGGCAGTGTTTGTGCCGTTTTCGGTATTTTATCTGAAAGAAGCCGTTAAACTCGATTACCTGTGGGCCGCATTTTGTATGCTGGGTGCCGTGTTTTTCATCTTCCGTGAAAAAATCATGAGTATGATCTGA
- a CDS encoding histidine-type phosphatase — MQRFSRLYSVLLGLSWLPFSVFASAAFPPYLSSKTPYQPQQQIADYQPIPTGYQLVFTELLARHGARTMTGGKSDVRSYQLWQQAQKSGALTALGKTLGPQLAAMIKVNQALGYGQLTQLGREEHQQLAGRLVLRDQSLFQQAIAQGRKISVQSSGKGRAVDSAENFVLGLKQTQPTLTPLLLPAQANPIQLYFHKNDSSKPYRNYLKKDAQLKATLAAIKAQAQSQQMARQVLERIYTKPFVDQLGSGELPTLLAAAQMLYDLYAIAPGMQYEGQWQFSQFMPAEAAKWFAYLNDAEDFYQKGPAFQGQDITYRMAQVLVDDFFNSIKQLQENTAPLAAKLRFSHAEVVIPFVTLLQLPGSDQAVTTEQPYRYDNNPWRGETIAPMAANIQWDVYRDAHQHYLVKMLYNERETRFKTDCQPIKAGSFYYAFSELQRCYHQQ, encoded by the coding sequence ATGCAACGTTTTTCCCGGTTGTATAGTGTATTGCTTGGTTTGAGTTGGTTACCTTTCTCCGTTTTTGCCTCAGCAGCTTTTCCGCCGTATTTAAGTTCCAAAACCCCTTATCAACCCCAACAACAGATAGCAGATTATCAGCCGATACCTACCGGTTATCAGTTGGTGTTTACCGAGCTATTAGCGCGCCATGGTGCACGCACGATGACGGGGGGTAAAAGTGATGTGCGGAGTTACCAACTTTGGCAGCAGGCACAAAAAAGTGGTGCGTTAACGGCGCTGGGTAAAACGCTGGGGCCGCAGCTGGCAGCGATGATCAAAGTCAATCAGGCGTTAGGTTATGGTCAATTGACGCAATTAGGACGCGAAGAGCATCAACAGCTGGCAGGCCGACTCGTTTTACGTGATCAGTCGTTATTTCAACAAGCCATTGCTCAGGGTCGGAAAATCAGTGTGCAAAGCTCTGGCAAGGGGCGGGCGGTCGATAGCGCAGAAAACTTTGTGCTCGGTCTCAAACAAACGCAACCTACATTAACGCCTTTATTACTGCCCGCACAGGCTAATCCGATACAGCTCTATTTTCATAAAAACGACAGCAGTAAACCTTATCGTAACTATCTGAAAAAAGATGCCCAGCTCAAGGCAACGCTGGCTGCAATCAAAGCGCAGGCACAAAGTCAGCAAATGGCCCGGCAAGTATTAGAACGTATTTACACAAAGCCATTTGTCGATCAGTTGGGAAGCGGCGAGTTACCGACGCTGTTGGCTGCTGCGCAAATGTTGTATGACTTATATGCAATTGCTCCCGGTATGCAATATGAAGGTCAGTGGCAGTTCAGCCAGTTTATGCCGGCAGAGGCGGCGAAATGGTTTGCTTATCTCAATGATGCGGAAGATTTTTATCAGAAAGGCCCCGCTTTTCAGGGGCAGGATATTACCTATCGGATGGCACAAGTGCTGGTGGATGATTTCTTTAACAGCATAAAACAGCTGCAGGAAAATACAGCGCCTTTGGCAGCAAAACTGCGCTTCAGCCATGCCGAAGTGGTGATCCCGTTTGTGACTTTGTTACAACTGCCCGGTAGCGATCAAGCGGTTACCACTGAGCAGCCTTATCGTTATGACAACAATCCGTGGCGGGGTGAAACTATCGCGCCGATGGCAGCCAATATTCAGTGGGATGTCTATCGGGATGCTCACCAGCACTATTTGGTAAAAATGTTGTATAACGAGCGGGAAACGCGTTTTAAGACCGATTGCCAGCCCATAAAAGCCGGTAGCTTTTATTATGCTTTCAGTGAATTGCAGCGTTGTTATCATCAACAATAA